The window CTGCCCGAGTCACGGACGATGATCAGGCTGGAGGTGCGCCGCCGCGAGTTCCCCACCCCGGGCTTCGCGAGCGTCACCCTGGGCGGCCCCGCCGTCAGGGACCTCGTCGTCGCCGGCAACGACCAGGCCGTCCGGCTGTTCTTCCCCCGCGAGGGACAGACCGGGTTACGGATGCCCACCGTCTCGAACGACGCCTGGATCGCCCAGCTGCTGCTGTGGCCGAAGTCGACCCGGCCGTGGGTCCGCAACCTGACGATCCGGCGGGCCCGACCCGCCGACGACGAGATCGACATCGAGTTCGCCCTGCACGGCGACTCACCCATGTCGTCCTGGGCACGCACCGCCGAGCCGGGCACCCCGGCCGGGATCTTCGACATCGGCACCATGTACCGACTGCCGGAGCAGGTGCACCGGCAACTGCTGATCGGCGACGAGAGCGCGCTGCCCGCCGTACTGTCGATCCTGGACGGCACGCCGCCGACGCTGGCCACGGAGGTCTACCTGGAGGTCCCGACCAGGGCCGACATCCGGGCGGTCGAGACACCCGCCGGCGTACGCGTCCACTGGTTCAGCCGCGACGACGCGGACCTGCGACCCGGCGCTCTGCTGGTGGCGGCGCTACGCGACGCGGCCCTGCCGTCGGACCGCTGCTACACCTGGGTCGCGGGCGAGTCCTGGTTGGCCACCACGGTACGGCGACACCTGGTCAACGACCGTGGAGTCGCCAAACGGGACATCTCGTTCTTCGGCTACTGGCGCCTCGGCCGGGCCGCACCCGGCTGACCGAAGACCCAGCTGACCGAGGAACGGTTGAGAGAGGAATCCCCTGTGCGACAGGCAGACCAGGTGGCCACCCCGCGCCGGCTCACGACGGTGGAGCAGGTGGAGAGCATCGTCGGCCGGCCGGCGTCGATGGTCATGCTCAAGCAGATCAGCGCCCTCGACGAGGGCTGCCGCAGCGTCCTCGCCCGCTGCCCGATCGCCGCCTTCGGCTACCGGGACGCCGACGGCACCAGCAGGACGACCTTCATCGGCGGTACGCCGGGGTTCACCCGCGTCCACTCCCCCACCCGGATCTCGTTCGCCCTGGCCGAGCCCGGCGATCCGCACGGCCCGGTCTCGTTCTTCTTCCTCCTGCCCGGCGTCGGGGAGATCCTGCGGGTCAACGGCACGGTGGTCACGCGTCAGGGCGCGCGGACGACGGTCGACATCGAGCAGGCGTACGTGCACTGCGCCCAGGCCGTGCTGCGGTCCCGCCTGTGGCAGCCACCCGCACCGCTGGCACCGCCAACCGGGATCGCGAGCGACGGTCCGCTGGGCCGGCCCGGTGTCGCCGAGTTCCTGGCCGGCGCAGCGTTCCTCGCACTGTCCAGTTGGGACTCGTCCGGGGACAGCGACACCAGCCCACGCGGCGACCAACCGACGGTGGCCCGGATCCTGGACGGTCACACGCTCGCCATCGCCGACCGCAAAGGCAACAAACGCGCCGACACGCTGCACAACCTGCTCTCCGACGACCGGCTCTCGTTCGCCGCGCTCGTCCCCGGCCGCAGCGGCGTCCTGCACGTACGCGGCCGGGGCGCGATCACCGACGACCCCGTACTGCTGGAGACGATGGCGCTGCGCGGCATGGCACCGCACGCGGCGCTGCTCATCGACGTCGAGCACGCCGAGGTGACCGACAACCCGGCTGTGGCACGGTCGCGGCCCTGGGCACCCGACCGGCACGTCCGGCCCGGCGAGGCCCCGGACCTGATGGCTCTGGCGTCCGACCACCTCACCGCCGGCTCGGCGAACGCCCCGGGCGGCCCGCCCGCCTTCCTGGTCAAGGCCATCGGGTCGGTCCCGGGGATGCCCCGGCTGCTGCGCCTGGTGCTGAACCGTGCCTACCGTTCCGGACTGCGCAAAGAGGGCTACGACGGCGTCGAGACTGACGCGGGCGGCCGACGCCACGGCCTGCTGGCCCGGCTGCGCCGCCGGCCGGGAGCCGGGTCGCGGCCGGACAGCCAACTCCGCGAGGTACGCGTCGTACGGGTCCGCAGGGAGACGCCGGACGTCGTCACCCTCGTGCTGGCCGACGCCGACGGCGGCGACGCGCCGTTCGACTTCCGACCCGGCCAGTTCTTCACGCTCGTCGTCGACATCGACGGCCGCCCGGTGCGCCGCGCCTACTCGGCCTCGTCGGCGCCCGGCTCGCCACATTTGGAGGTCACCGTCAAGCACGTCGAGGGTGGCCGCTTCTCCAGCCACGTGCACCGTGACCTGCGCGCCGGGGACCGCCTCGCGGTACGCGGCCCGTCGGGCTCCTTCCATACCGGGCAGCAGGCCAGCGGTGACCTCGTGCTGGTCGCGGCGGGCAGCGGCGTGACCCCGATGATGAGCATGATCCGTACCCGGCTCGCCGGCCGGACCGAGGACGGCCGGACCGAACGCGGCCGGATTGCGCTGCTCTACAGCAGCCGCACCGAGCAGGACGTCATCTTCGCCGACGAGCTGCGCCGGCTGGAGCGGGAGCACCCCGACCGGTTCTCGGTCACCCACGTACTGACCTGCCGGGACCGGCGGCTCGACGCGGACGGCGCACGGCGCTGGATCACCGAACTGTCCCCGGACCGGGACGCCCACTACTACATCTGCGGCCCGGAGCCGCTGATCGACACCGTGCGAGGCGCGCTGACCCGCCTCGGGATCCCGGACGCGCTGGTGCACCACGAGCGCTACACCAGCGCGGCGGACCTGCACACCAGGGCGGAGGAACCGGCGACCGCGCCGGCCGTGCCCCGGCAGATGACCATCGAGCAGGACGGACACCCGGCCGCGACGGTGCTGGTCGAGCCCGGCCAGACGTTGCTCGACGCGGGGCTCGCGGCCGGGCTGCCGATGCCGTACTCCTGCACCATCGGTAACTGCGGGGAGTGCGTGGTGAAGCTCCGCGCCGGGCAGGTCGCGCAGCACGAGCCGAACTGCCTCACCCCACGGCAGCGGGCCGACGGCTACGTGCTGACCTGCGTCGGCCGGCCGATGTCAGCGGTCACCCTGGACATCGCGGACCCGTGAGCGGCGACCGGTCCGGTGCCGATGATCGATGCCGAGCAGTTCTTACCAGGTGCTTACGAGCCGGCCCGAACCCGAACTGCCGCCGCCGGCAGACCCGTACCAGCCGTCGACACCAGGCGCCGACACCGGCCCTGGAATCACTGGCAACAGGTAGGGAGAG is drawn from Micromonospora sp. Llam0 and contains these coding sequences:
- a CDS encoding 2Fe-2S iron-sulfur cluster-binding protein; its protein translation is MRQADQVATPRRLTTVEQVESIVGRPASMVMLKQISALDEGCRSVLARCPIAAFGYRDADGTSRTTFIGGTPGFTRVHSPTRISFALAEPGDPHGPVSFFFLLPGVGEILRVNGTVVTRQGARTTVDIEQAYVHCAQAVLRSRLWQPPAPLAPPTGIASDGPLGRPGVAEFLAGAAFLALSSWDSSGDSDTSPRGDQPTVARILDGHTLAIADRKGNKRADTLHNLLSDDRLSFAALVPGRSGVLHVRGRGAITDDPVLLETMALRGMAPHAALLIDVEHAEVTDNPAVARSRPWAPDRHVRPGEAPDLMALASDHLTAGSANAPGGPPAFLVKAIGSVPGMPRLLRLVLNRAYRSGLRKEGYDGVETDAGGRRHGLLARLRRRPGAGSRPDSQLREVRVVRVRRETPDVVTLVLADADGGDAPFDFRPGQFFTLVVDIDGRPVRRAYSASSAPGSPHLEVTVKHVEGGRFSSHVHRDLRAGDRLAVRGPSGSFHTGQQASGDLVLVAAGSGVTPMMSMIRTRLAGRTEDGRTERGRIALLYSSRTEQDVIFADELRRLEREHPDRFSVTHVLTCRDRRLDADGARRWITELSPDRDAHYYICGPEPLIDTVRGALTRLGIPDALVHHERYTSAADLHTRAEEPATAPAVPRQMTIEQDGHPAATVLVEPGQTLLDAGLAAGLPMPYSCTIGNCGECVVKLRAGQVAQHEPNCLTPRQRADGYVLTCVGRPMSAVTLDIADP
- a CDS encoding siderophore-interacting protein encodes the protein MIPKVQLPESRTMIRLEVRRREFPTPGFASVTLGGPAVRDLVVAGNDQAVRLFFPREGQTGLRMPTVSNDAWIAQLLLWPKSTRPWVRNLTIRRARPADDEIDIEFALHGDSPMSSWARTAEPGTPAGIFDIGTMYRLPEQVHRQLLIGDESALPAVLSILDGTPPTLATEVYLEVPTRADIRAVETPAGVRVHWFSRDDADLRPGALLVAALRDAALPSDRCYTWVAGESWLATTVRRHLVNDRGVAKRDISFFGYWRLGRAAPG